The region tatatatatatatatatatatatgagttaggttcaaatgttttcactatctattgtgtgcatgtatgattgattctggaccaattattttagttattttaataaagtaattaatgcatattaaatgctgaagatgtaattaatattcattatatcttcaacatataatatgtattaattactttcttaaaataactaaaatgattggtccagaatcagtcatacatgcacacaatagatagtgaaaataaaataacctaaccctttctctctctctctctctctctctctctctctatatatatatatatatatatatatatatatatatatatatatatatatatatataatgtttattCATCAATTTACACCATTGACCTAATCTTTCTATTATTACTTATTAGACTTGGTGTCCAATATTAAGTGATTATTCACAAAGTTTCCTTCATTTGTTACATTCATATATATAATACAATTAAAAGATGTTCGTATGCATAACACGTCATATTAATAGTGTAGCAGgtaatatatatattataatttagttgCAAGGTCAAATATTTGTATTTTATCTCTAGTAGAAATTTAATTTAAGAATTTCTCAAAGTCAAATATCTTGTCTTTTTCGGGATTGATTACCTGTTAAACAATTTATATCAAGTTTTATTTATCTTGTCGGCATATGTGAatatttttagaaaactatttgaGGAAATCAACCGTCTCATTTTTTTTACATCTAATATACTAAATAATTCATCATATTACATTCATAAGCATTCACTTGCTTTAAACTAAGAAACAAACGTTAACTTGCAGTCTTGCATTGCTTTAGTGATTTATAACACTTGGTCCGAGTAGAATATGTCAACTGATTTTGAATACACCAATTACCAATAAAATATAAGTTTCCCCATCGTGCTTTATAAAAGAACCGTTGTCAGTTGTCACAACTCTCTTCACATCTCCCTCCCCACAAAACAATGGCCCAAAGTCTTCACAAGCAAAAGTATACCATTCTCACCCTTTTCCTATTCTTATTTCTCCTACATGGAGAATCCCAAAAATTTTCAAGAAACTTGTCATCAAAAACACTTGGTTTCAAGAAACAAAAACTAAGCCACCTCCACTTTTACTTCCATGACATAGTAAGTGGTGATCAAGCCACCGCATTCAGGGTAGCCCAGTCCGCCATAACCAACACCTCCTCCACCGGGTTTGGTTTCATGGCAATGATGGACAACCCTTTGACAGTGAGTCCAGAACGAACATCCAAGATGGTGGGAAGAGCTCAGGGGTTCTATGCATCTGCTGACTTGAGAGAAAGCGCCTTGTTAATGGTTATGAATTATGTTTTTTCGGAAGGAAAGTATAATGGTAGCACTTTGAGTATATTAGGGAGGAATGAGGTGTTCACAACTGTGAGAGAGATGCCGATTGTTGGAGGCAGTGGAATTTTCCGATTTGCATGTGGGTATGTTCTTGCAAAGACTCAATTTTTCAATATCACTAATGGTGATACGGTTGTTGAGTATGATGTTTATGTCCAACACTATTGATCATCTATGTTATTGTCGAGTGCACTAAAAGGATTCCCGAAATTAACTTCTATTTATTACTTATATGATTGTATTTTACGTTTACACTTTGCAATTAAGAGAGACTAAGCTTCTTGCTATATATTCATATTGTATGTACGTATTTTTTTGATAACTTAATGAAGTAAAACTTAAGAATTAACATGAtttataaaaagtaaaaacaaatGTAAATAGTTTCTGTTATATAATGTATTATTTATTAAGCTATCAAGAATTGAGATTTATCAAGTTTGTGTTGTTTTGACACTGGAATCTCTTCGACCGAATTCCGTCAAAAAGTATTATGTGAGAAAGAACATATGGATGAAACTTTGCACTGGATTTAGGACGGAATTTAACCGACAAAGTGTACTGAGAATTTGTAACGGATTAGtttttgtgaattttttttaatagatTTCCAACGGAACTCTTTTGTTACAGATTTTGTGATATTCCTACAGATTTTCTATGTATTTGGTTTTTGATTTCTGACGGGATTGTTTGCGATGGATTTCAATGGAATTTGTTAGTTGCAAATTGCAAACATATTTATTTTGATAACTTTTGAGATACTTCCTACGGATTTGATTTGTGACTAATTTCTATCGGTACATGCAGTTcaaaagtaattaaaaaaaacattaaaatcatttttttctgTATAAAATGCACAAAAAAAATCCAATATAAATAAGCATCAAATTCAGTTTTACAATTTCAACCACAAATTAGAATACGCTTAAATAAAAAGAAAGTC is a window of Lactuca sativa cultivar Salinas chromosome 1, Lsat_Salinas_v11, whole genome shotgun sequence DNA encoding:
- the LOC111916582 gene encoding dirigent protein 21 produces the protein MAQSLHKQKYTILTLFLFLFLLHGESQKFSRNLSSKTLGFKKQKLSHLHFYFHDIVSGDQATAFRVAQSAITNTSSTGFGFMAMMDNPLTVSPERTSKMVGRAQGFYASADLRESALLMVMNYVFSEGKYNGSTLSILGRNEVFTTVREMPIVGGSGIFRFACGYVLAKTQFFNITNGDTVVEYDVYVQHY